cgaTGTtcagcgcatgcgtaccaataatatcatggattaatcggaaaaccttggcgagtacgatACTTGCATCAAATTCTacgtaatcgaccgagacttgctgaatgcaataaaaaaaaagcgaaggccaaagtgcgaagttgcgaagggtATGGCGTTCCGATGGGGTCactcgaccttcgcacttttgccTGAAGGGCGatgatgcgagagtgcgaagttgcgatggcaAAGGAGCGATaatagtatcgctccttcgcctttgcaccttcgcactttcgccatcgcatcttcgtgctttcgccttcgcaactttgcACTCTCACATCTTCGTCCTTAGGtaaaagtgcgaaggtcgaaatggccccatcggaacaccatactGTACATTAATACTGGTTGATCATAACGTCAACAAAGAatcttaactacatgtatgttaaatgGTTTGTGAGACCAGCTTGTTTCATTATTTTGGAGTTTTCCAGACATATTTTCTGGCTTATTTAGGATTTCGAATTGTTTAGATGTTAAATTATGGAGATATAAGTATTGTACCACCAACCTACCTTACCACATTGAAAGTGAAGGAGGTATAGTCTGGTTTTACGTCAAAATACGTTTGCAACAACTTGTGttctatattaatttttttaaaaaaaatcaaatattatacatttacagaGGATGCGTTTTCAAATCCAGACGTACAACAAATGCTTTTGAATTTGCACCACTCCATGGTCAAAACCCTGATAGATTCAGAAACCAAGGAACTACCCGTCTGTAACTTTAAGCAACCGGAGGAACTACTTGTATGTATAAAGGGGCGTGGCTTAAATCAACATTCACTTTTATCTCTATAATGACGCTTAAAGTCatattaaatcatattattAATGATAAGAACAAAAACATGAGGTGAgctgtaaataatttaaagcCTTTTAAGGAGTTCTTGGGGTAAAAGTTATAAACATACGATTTTCTTTAATAGTGTATCTGTTTACCTAGCTCCGTCAAAATTTGGTCATTTGTTTGTATCATCTTTGCTAATTCATACAAGATTATATAAGGAGAGgggtttctttaattttataattttatatttaatttcatttatatattttttatattttatatataattttgcattgcatttgTGATATAATTCTTGAATCAAAGTGAAGTCAGATCTATACTGGAACATCGATCGATACTCATCGATTCACAGGTAAGCAATGTGGCCCGTAGACAAGATTGCTCTCAAGATTTATAAGACTGGTTCATTTCTTCTTAGAAAGCACTTGATCTTGAAATCGGAAAAGAGCCCGCTAGCAATGACACTATACTGGATGCATGCAAGAGTGTTATGGATTATAGTATTAAAACAGGTACTATTCATTTTGAATGAAGCAAAATCACAAAGATACAGGCTAGTCAATCATGATCGATTAAACGTTTCTTCACCTGTTTATAAGATGCtcatactatatatatatatatatatatatatatatatatatatatatatatatatatatatatatatatatatatatatagttgtaACTTGTCAAAGGAAATTTGTATTTTGGTTGCTCATCAAGATTACCATAAAATccttgttaaaaatgaaaataatgtaaaagaaGAAACAAACCTCCAGCTAAAATCATGACCAAGCCTTTTAATATCATGTTTATTCCAAAGTTTGTGAAAGGCTGATTCTAGAtgcgtataaaaataaacagctcTCTgggaatatttttactttttgttttagCTAGTCCACGTTTTATGAACCAACTGTATAGTGGAATCAACCCGAGCTGCCTGGCAGGGTCATGGGTGACAGAGGTGTTGAATACCAATCTGTAAGCTTACCAGCTAAGTACATTTATACTACAATGTTATTATTAGTAGATGTATGCGCTACCCTTAAAATAAAGCCGCCCcttcctttaaaaaagaattttatatatattcaactGTTCCCTGAAACGGTCGCAAGATATTCCCTCCCACCCAATCCCATAGTCTAGAAATAGTTACATGGAATACTAATGAAACAAAGAGGaattgcatatttttgtaaGTGAAATTTTGCGGTCCGTTCTACGTTTTATGGATTGCGTCATTACACATAACTAATCGATTAAAAGGCCTAGAATATCAGTTGATTTGATATTTGTTCAATTATAGGATTGAATATGTAGATGACACTAAATGTGTATTTCCGAATCGCTTCCATGCCTTTTATACTTGACCAAGACCAGCTTAAAGATTTTATGATCCGTATTTTAATATTTCCTCTAAAACATGCCTTGAATAAAACATTGAAGTACTGATAGCTTGAAAtcgtaaattaatttttttatctgttaaaataaatgtttaatgaaaattaaattaatatgaaGTTCCGGttatacattaaatatttaaaaaattatacgaTTTGAATAAGAGCGGCATCATAAAGCGGagtaattgcaaaaaaaaaagaagcaattGCAATCGGTTGCAGCCAAATGCAGTCTTCAAACTTAAACATGCAAGTCGAGATTGCTATTTcgtgtaaattttgtatttactatTAATTATGTATCCAGACATACATATGAAGTTGCACCTGTCTTCGTTATGATGGAGAAGTATATGATGCGAAAACTTTCAAAACTGGTTGGATATGACAACGGCGATGGAGTACTATGTCCAGGTAAATCATTTATCATAATTACTACTAAACATTAACCTGAGCTCTTGAGCTTCCATATTGGAATATATTGATAGTTTTGATTAAATCATACATAACTATAATTGTGCTctcataaattgaaaaaaaaccggTAACACACGCAGAGAGACATACAGACAGACTACTTTTTAAAATACGTGCCCTTTTGATAATGCATTTGTAAATCAACATGCATGTTTTCTTATCCGCATCAAATGTGTTCATCAATCATTTATAAGCTTTTAATGCTTCTCCCAATAAATCCCACTTAAAACACGTTTCATTTGGCACTGCACTAAGGTGTAtagtttacatgtacacatagacATGTCAAGAATGCAGAGAAGCCGTCTAAAGACCCATCTTTATTAGTAACGATACTgtttcagtttttctttcaaGAAATCATTAATGGAGTTATCAATGCAAGAGAAATGATAGacatattcaatttaaaaatatgtatgtctGTTTGTCTTCTAGACAGGAGAGCATAAATATAAACTACCGTGTTCTGAGATATTGGTCAAGCTAATTGTTGCACATGTTGTACATGTTCGTGCTAAAGTGTATTAGTATCTTGTTTATGTTTGAGAAATATGATCATATCAATTAGCACTACAGAACGCAATTTGTCCTTATTTACTTTActaatattattttgtacagtgtatattttttttcatcgcaggttgatttgataattttttttggtcaataaAGTTAAAGCGTCAGTTAATAGAAATCTAATCCAATTTTAGGTGGATCGTTTGCAAATATGCTTGGAATGCATTTAGCAAGAGTTCAGATAGATCCTGACATCAAATCCAAAGGGATGgggaataacaaaaaaatggttttgtttGCGTCATCGGAGGTACGTAATATGATAATATGAGGttcatatatgataaaaaatttgCTACTTCCCAAAACCCTgaatgttgggggggggggggtatatatgACTGCATATATGATTATCACTAACAAAAGCAACCCACACTTACAACTACATGTAGCCTACATGTAAGATGATCAATTAACATAAACAACACCCACTCATTTAagctttttgtaaataaatcatttattttcaggCGCATTATTCTATTGCAAAAGGGGCTAGCTTTCTCGGATTTGGAGAAAGTAATGTCGTGAGAGTAGAAACTGACAAAATAGGAATGATGAAACCGGATGTTTTGGACCAGAAAATACAAGAATGTATTCAACAGGTTAGTATTATGTTTAAAGTAAGAAAAacccgaaagaatacacaatgAAGAAAAGCTaaattacaaacaaacaaaaaagaccAAAACACCGCTGCAAAATCCACTTTGAATACTAGCACTTGACAAACAAACTTTAGTGAGCTGTGTGACGCATTAACATGTTCATTTTGTTCAGATAAAAGATATTGccaaattataataattttattccCAATCAATTCCTACATGTCTAATAGATGGATgtgaaaatgcattttaaaatggatTAATATTACTAAGTACACAGAGATCAACatctttttgataaattaattactAAATCCTTTGTTAATTCTTTTATTAGGTATTTGAAATTAGGTCCGAAGGTCACTTGGTCCTCTGTAttaggaattatttttttataaatcgtaTGAAAggattttgtttatcaattagAAATACGAAGCAGTGTCTCTGTGTCTCTTTATTAAAACTATTGTttcgttttttttataatctgaaatgttttttttttcatctttaagATAATCTCTGCagaaaattgtttattaaaatttaaataatcagTGCTATTTACTGTTAAACTGGaaacagataacattattgAAGACACTTGTAATTGTCTGGTTGTTACGATAAACGTCATGCAAAACAtcagttttaaaacaatttaccAACATTTTTGTTAACAGTGTTCTTAACAATCTAAAGCACAatatatttgaaagaaattatTGAGAAacgatgacatttttttttaaatattgcgcTCTTTGTTTTAGGGAAGTATACCAGCTTTTGTAATGGCAACGACGGGATCAACTGTATTAGGATCATGTGATGATCTGAATGCTGTAGCTGATGTGTGTGAAAAACATGGCGTCTGGATGCACGTCGATGTAAGACTATCTGACTTATTCTTGATTTGTCGTCTGTTTGTTGTAaggcactctctctctctctctctctccccctctctctctctctctctctctctctctctctctctctctctctctctctctctctctctcgtcagAGTTTCTCATTAAGCttccttacatgtatacatgttaaatgtttAAGTTTTGAAAATGTTCTATTGTCAAAATGCTAGTCCTATCACTCGTTGATTAGTTTCTCACTAGCATctgtacaaacatttttttaaagaggattACTAGTACTTTTTTCAAATGTGCGTATAACTCTTTCAATACTTTGATATTAAATCCCCTTCGAAATCCCACCTAGCCTTTTATTACAATGTACGTGTTTTGACACCCATGTGAAGCAAACATTAATGTTTCAAATTATAATTGATATaccttatttatttaaaagaggacgtctgttcattttcttgagAATCTAAGTTCttcacacaaataaaaaaaggtcGTAAAAAAATTTGTGAATATGATCCATGCAAtctaaaaagttttcaaaacttTGTGGAACAgcaaattcattaaattcataAGGATAATAACCACTAGTTTATCTAATGCatatatcaaacaaaattctCCTCAGATGattctttgtttacgttttttGATGAAACTGATTAACGCATTAacagaattaaattttaattcaggCTGCATGGGGCGGAGGTGTAATTTTATCAGAGAAATACAAACATCTTATGAATGGAGTCCACAGGTatgtaaagaagataattttatgCTCTTGGGGAATAAATAACCCTCCActattcatattttgatttcatcgGCAATCATCCGACTATCCGGCACAGTGTCCTAAGATAGATAAGCCCGGTACAAAACTAACACggataaatgaaatattgtaagAGCCAAGATGATAGCTTAAATAGcaaaagtttgtttaaaaccctttttaataattgtatttcTCAAACGCCATTTTAATGTCcaagtttcaaaaattaatgTGTATCCATTTTCCATTGCATTAACCTCCACGATTATAATTATAGCACATGTTTCCATTGAATATATACAAAGTATGGTTGGaatttatacatattgattCTTTCAGTGGTGTCTTTACACATATTTCACAAATacaatagttttgttttttaagaatGTTTATATCTTATgaaaactggttttttttttaaagatcaaacTCTGTGGCATGGAACATTCACAAAATGAGTACTGGTCTCGTCCAATGTTCAATCTTTTTAACGAAGTCAAGCGTAAGTATTTACAGATTTAGCACACATATCTATTGataaatcttaattttaaaaaaaaagctattgtacaACCTCCACAGTATATGAAATAGTGTGaagaatgtgtattttttttttgatagcaataaatctttttaagaaatttaaaaaaaaaaagaagtgcaTGTAAATCTGTCGTAGTTATTCATAAGGCTCAAAACAGAATACGTGTTAGAAATACTAGCATAAAGTGCTAGTTGTTCAAATTACTTACAAAATGTCACAGTAATACGAGTGATGTGcatttcaatttacatataAGGAAGTTAATTTGTGCAAAAATGATGGCACATATACAAATCGCCCGATAAGCATTTTCACAGTTATTCAAATTAAGCCCAACGATTCATCGAGTATGGGCTCCAATAAACGCCTACTGTCATTAATAAATGTCaatacatgaaaaataaaaaagcgaTTGATTCCAAATGGAATTTGCATAAGTATTTGAGtgcaatatgtataatttattataatattgatcGTGAAAGAAAGACAAACTTAAAACCTTGTAACTTCCattctttttgttttgcataCACATTATAGTAGAAACAAATACCGTAGAAAGATAAATATTATTAGGGTATGATGGAAGAATGCAACAGGTTCAACGCCGAGTACTTGTTCCAGCCAGACAAGCACTACGATGTCTCCTATGATATAGGTCAGTGCTCtctttccttattttcattttcataaatgatatactAGTATCTAAACAAttctatattaaatatatatacatgaattaaTTATATCTGTACAGATaaattaatttagttttatatttcatattcatgtacatgctTTTTCTACCGCTTAACAGATAACACAAAAAATTGGCCGTCAAGTGATGcaaattattattcatatataGACATTAACTTTGAAGATTTTACTGAATGCATGCATATGCTCGTCAATCAAAGCTCTTGACGATACATAAGTCAATACTTTATCTAGCCAGACatatgaacatattttattgtatgaaccatttgtatatgtttatgcaaTAAGATATGTTCAAACCAACCAAACTAGACGTGCAGGGCTTtagaatttcattattttaatatatgattaAACGACTACATGTGAAAAGACAGATAAGTTGACTGTGTCTTATTTCTATTAAGTTGATGGCTTTTATCCAATCTGTATACCATGTATCTTTAAAGGGGATAAAACAGTGCAATGCGGACGTAAAGTGGACATCCTAAAGCTTTGGACGTTGTGGAAGTCACGTGGGGACAATGGGATGGCAAAACAAACAGACAACGCCTTTGAAAACGCAAAGTATACAAAGGGTTACAAGCATTCACATTTGTGACTTTttgtgagggttttttttttcaacagtacATAAATAATTACATCAAGCAActattgatttcttttatagGTATCTCGTGgatgaaataaagaaaagagAAGGATTCCGTTTGGTTCTCCCAGAGGTATGTTTTATCAACttccatgaaaaaaaacatttaaagatagaatgtgcacctaaaaaaataaactcatttaaatcagATCTAAAATTCGTACATGGCAATTTCTATGAATAAATGTTggatttaattaatcaattttcaTGTACAAAGTatgctttaaattttcttttaaaggacAAAATTCCAAATTTCGTAATCAAgttcaattttatatatataaaaatcaaagatttaatTTCCAGGCAAATtctctaaaatattttaacaagttGCAAGGAAGTTTAATTTGTTAACTGCTGGGAAAGACTCCTACGGAATTTGGGATCAAAATAACAAGAACTTCTTGCATTATACTAAGTAAATAACGCTTTCTTAAAGATAATTCAGATGTTTTTCAGCATAATATTACATGTCAACTCTTTTGGTCGAAAGAAGACTGATTTTGGAAGTAAAAAGGTCAAAGTTCTttcacctttttttattttttccttcaaCAGTGGCACGAATTTCCcatattaatttgtaaattttcgcCTAACGATGATGTTTTTATTTAGTTTCAGTGtccaaacatttgtttttggTATATACCCTCAAGACTTCGTAATAAGGAAGAAAATGCAGATTGGTGGAAGGAAGTTTCAAAGGTAAAGGATGTATGCCTTTAAGGGGCAACGGCATAAAATGCGAAAGCCCAATCTTGTGTAAaaatatacgtacatgtatataaatcatattaaatGCTTATTCAAAGTTCCATATAAGTGTGAAATTAAGATATCATTTGACAAATTACACATGGCAGTTTTAACTTTCCGTATTAAACCCTAACGGCTTTTCCACACATGTACCAATacctttgattttaattttcctgGTTTCCCTTGAACGTTTATTCTCGCACTATACGAGTATTTATCAATCGATCAGTGAAGAACAATCCACTTTATACGATGATTGTAAACAACATGCCCTAAAAagacctttttttaaaaagtgttttaattTCTAGCAGGTTTTTGTTGCCACGAACAACTTACTCATCTCTTACTGAtgaatttattgtttatcaaaaacattcTGTGATGTgaatgtaatattattttttttaataccaaaTAAGCACAAATGAGTTGTTTTCTCTTCTGGAAAcaacatttattcatttaataccAATTAAATTAAGTTGTTTTCTCTTTTGGAAACAAAAATGTTCTCCTC
This genomic window from Magallana gigas chromosome 5, xbMagGiga1.1, whole genome shotgun sequence contains:
- the LOC105325222 gene encoding cysteine sulfinic acid decarboxylase, which gives rise to MKSIVTSLARAALRKFKIDLAKISQPRLISSMASKDREDAFSNPDVQQMLLNLHHSMVKTLIDSETKELPVCNFKQPEELLKALDLEIGKEPASNDTILDACKSVMDYSIKTASPRFMNQLYSGINPSCLAGSWVTEVLNTNLHTYEVAPVFVMMEKYMMRKLSKLVGYDNGDGVLCPGGSFANMLGMHLARVQIDPDIKSKGMGNNKKMVLFASSEAHYSIAKGASFLGFGESNVVRVETDKIGMMKPDVLDQKIQECIQQGSIPAFVMATTGSTVLGSCDDLNAVADVCEKHGVWMHVDAAWGGGVILSEKYKHLMNGVHRSNSVAWNIHKMSTGLVQCSIFLTKSSGMMEECNRFNAEYLFQPDKHYDVSYDIGDKTVQCGRKVDILKLWTLWKSRGDNGMAKQTDNAFENAKYLVDEIKKREGFRLVLPEFQCPNICFWYIPSRLRNKEENADWWKEVSKIAPQIKRKIMEDGSMMIGYNPLTTKGYVNFFRVIITNPMTTPQDMDFILDEMDRIGHAL